A stretch of the Ictidomys tridecemlineatus isolate mIctTri1 chromosome 5, mIctTri1.hap1, whole genome shotgun sequence genome encodes the following:
- the Patl2 gene encoding LOW QUALITY PROTEIN: protein PAT1 homolog 2 (The sequence of the model RefSeq protein was modified relative to this genomic sequence to represent the inferred CDS: substituted 1 base at 1 genomic stop codon), with amino-acid sequence MGQEAALINNVLDQGSDPQGISAVVQNDEKRGLGKNPKLPTRLKIAVSETQTRRLESLRQEFEEAVKVNRGGAGALKAKNSKQSLAQAAMANLSRKDSNSQAVYLPEADNALSVEDTDMQEASQPAKMKCLEDSHLSQGPGKFCDPLAPEEELVSASQLEKEEENEEEVEEECLDPDPDLAADPEEEENNLRDPALLSAVHNTQRGLLSSSRVKALGISPSSLHFLWXVNHLLPIPFQPIFPSTSSPARQFGPEQPLPDPPLFCSPQTSCPPRLSHLTQLHPQHQRILLQQQSQTPSSPVKKPWSQQSDPYANLMTRKEKDWVIKVQMVQLQSENPRLDDYYYQEYYQKLEKKQADEELLGQRKKIDSLKLITPYIQKADVYESVVRIEGSLGQVAVSTCFTPRRAIDAVCHGTQEQDTGDTSSQRLRVLSRIEKMFLQLLKIEESHKDGLPLSCYSRQERNQVEKLFQALKSQEQNNLEEVADSFLQVLSVRKGKTLVARLLPFLPHNQAVSLLLTITHNLPLLVRRDVADQALHMLFKPLGKCISHMTFPELLQGLQGLMLLPPGSSERPVTAVLQNQFGISLLYALLSHGEQLVSLDSSLEEPNSDHTAWTDMVVLIAWEIAQMPTASLAEPLAFPSNLLPLFCHHVDKQLVQQLEARMELTWIY; translated from the exons atgggacAGGAAGCTGCCTTAATCAACAATGTCCTAGACCAAGGGAGTGATCCCCAGGGAATAAGCGCTGTAGTGCAAAATGATGAAAAGAGAGGCCTTGGAAAAAATCCCAAACTCCCCACAAGGCTAAAAATTGCTGTTTCTGAAACCCAAACTAGAAGACTGGAAAGTTTAAGACAAGAGTTTGAAGAGGCAGTCAAG GTAAacaggggaggggctggggctcttAAAGCCAAGAACAGCAAGCAGTCTCTGGCCCAGGCTGCCATGGCTAACCTGAGCAGAAAGGACAGCAACAGTCAGGCG GTTTACCTTCCAGAGGCTGACAATGCTCTCTCAGTGGAGGACACAGACATGCAGGAAGCCTCCCAGCCTGCCAAGATGAAATGCCTTGAAG ATTCACACTTATCTCAAGGGCCTGGCAAGTTCTGTGACCCCTTGGCTCCTGAGGAAGAGCTGGTATCTGCCTCCCAAttggaaaaagaggaagaaaatgaagaggaggtggaggaggagtgTCTGGATCCAGATCCAGATCTGGCCGCAGatccagaggaagaagaaaataatcttcGGGATCCAGCTCTACTCAGTGCTGTCCATAACACACAG AGAGGTCTGCTCAGCTCCTCTAGAGTCAAGGCCTTGGGGATATCACCCAGTTCCTTGCACTTTCTGTGGTAGGTGA ACCATCTGTTGCCAATTCCTTTCCAGCCTATATTTCCTAGCACCAGCTCTCCAGCCCGGCAATTTGGACCTGAACAGCCCTTACCAGACCCACCTCTCTTCTGCAGCCCACAGACTTCATGCCCACCTCGGCTCAG TCATCTGACCCAGCTCCACCCTCAGCATCAACGGATCTTGCTTCAGCAGCAGAGTCAAACGCCAAG TTCCCCTGTCAAGAAGCCTTGGTCTCAGCAGTCAGATCCGTATGCTAACCTCATGACcagaaaagaaaaggactggGTGATAAAAGTGCAGATGGTTCAGCTGCAGAGTGAAAATCCCCGCCTGGATGATTATTACTATCAG GAATATTATCAGAAACTAGAGAAAAAGCAAGCAGATGAAGAGCTACTTGGACAAAGGAAAAAGATTGACTCTCTTAAGCTGATAACACCTTacattcagaaagcagatgtttatGAGTCAG TGGTTCGAATTGAAGGTTCTCTGGGTCAGGTAGCTGTATCAACATGTTTTACCCCTCGTCGAGCGATTGATGCTGTATGTCATGGAACTCAAGAGCAg GATACAGGAGATACAAGCAGTCAGAGGCTTCGGGTATTATCCCGGATTGAGAAG ATGTTCCTTCAGTTACTAAAAATAGAGGAAAGTCATAAGGATGGGCTTCCACTGTCCTGTTACTCCAGACAAGAGAGGAACCAGGTTGAGAAGCTCTTTCAAGCTTTAAAGAGCCAGGAGCAGAACAATCTGGA GGAAGTAGCTGATAGCTTCCTGCAGGTTCTCTCTGTAAGGAAGGGGAAAACCTTGGTAGCCCGGCtgctccccttcctgccccataATCAAGCTGTTAGCCTTCTTCTGACCATCACCCACAATCTGCCCCTCCTGGTCCGGAGGGATGTAGCTGACCAG GCCCTACACATGTTATTCAAGCCTCTAGGCAAATGTATCAGTCACATGACCTTCCCTGAGCTCCTCCAAGGACTTCAGGGGCTAATGTTGCTACCACCTGGCTCCTCTGAACGGCCAGTCACTGCAGTACTTCAGAACCAG TTTGGAATATCTTTGCTCTATGCCCTGCTGAGTCATGGGGAACAGCTGGTATCTCTGGACTCTTCTCTAGAGGAACCCAACAGTGATCATACAGCTTG GACAGACATGGTGGTTCTGATTGCCTGGGAGATAGCCCAAATGCCTACAGCCTCTCTGGCAGAACCCCTGGCCTTCCCCAGCAATCTACTTCCTCTATTCTGTCACCATGTGGACAAACAACTGGTTCAGCAGCTGGAGGCCAGGATGGA GCTCACTTGGATCTACTGA